From Daucus carota subsp. sativus chromosome 6, DH1 v3.0, whole genome shotgun sequence, the proteins below share one genomic window:
- the LOC108228074 gene encoding uncharacterized protein LOC108228074, translating to MSKTIVQPVGQKRLTNVAVVRLKKHGCRFEIACYKNKVLSWRSGIEKDLDEVLQSHTVYSNVSKGVLAKSRDLKIAFGQDEYDDDEKIDHEKICLEILEKGELQVAGKERESQLSSQFRDIATIVMQKTINPETHRPYTISMIERLMHEIHFAVDPHNSSKKQALEVIRELQKHFPIKRSPMRLRLTVPGQAFSSVSEKLNEWKSSVVSKEESGNKLSVICEMEPGFFRDCDAMVRNFQGRLEILAISVHAEGDTNVDHYDDQEEPSSNLPKASTGYDVQLSEKLNKQTISEKKADAIGDVKQQSKCSTCNAYVGDSKQYREHFKSEWHKHNLKRKTKQLPPVSAEECVGDMEISDSRADLKDYSF from the exons ATGTCAAAGACGATTGTACAACCTGTAGGGCAGAAAAGGCTGACCAACGTAGCTGTGGTGCGTCTCAAGAAACACGGTTGTCGCTTTGAAATTGCTTGTTACAAGAACAAAGTCCTCTCCTGGCGCTCCGGCAT agAGAAAGATTTGGATGAAGTCTTGCAATCACATACCGTGTATTCTAATGTATCAAAAGGAGTTCTTGCCAAATCCAGGGATTTAAAAATAGCTTTCGGGCAGGACgaatatgatgatgatgaaaagaTTGATCATGAAAAAATTTGTCTAGAG ATTTTGGAAAAGGGAGAGCTACAAGTTGCTGGAAAGGAACGGGAATCGCAGTTATCAAGTCAGTTTAGGGATATTGCAACTATTGTCATGCAGAAGACCATAAACCCTGAAACTCATCGCCCGTATACGATTAGCATGATTGAACGTTTAATGCATGAAATACATTTTGCAGTTGATCCGCACAACAGCTCGAAGAAACAG GCCCTTGAAGTCATTCGCGAGCTTCAGAAACACTTCCCCATAAAACGATCTCCTATGAGATTACGACTGACTGTGCCTGGACAGGCCTTTTCTTCTGTTTCCGAGAAATTAAATGAATGGAAATCCAGCGTTGTTTCGAAAGAAGAATCTGGAAATAAGCTATCTGTT ATCTGTGAGATGGAGCCAGGCTTTTTCCGAGATTGTGATGCCATGGTAAGGAATTTTCAGGGTAGGTTGGAAATACTCGCTATCTCTGTGCATGCAGAAGGAGACACAAATGTTGATCACTATGATGATCAGGAGGAACCTTCATCAAACTTACCCAAGGCATCAACTGGTTATGACGTCCAGCTGAGTGAAAAGTTGAACAAACAAACAATCTCTGAGAAAAAAGCAGATGCTATTGGAGATGTAAAGCAGCAGAGCAAATGCAGTACATGCAATGCATATGTAGGTGATTCAAAGCAATACAGGGAGCACTTTAAGAGTGAATGGCACAAACACAACTTGAAGCGAAAGACTAAGCAACTACCTCCAGTCAGTGCTGAAGAATGCGTAGGCGACATGGAGATTAGCGACTCAAGGGCAGATTTAAAGGATTATTCTTTTTGA